The DNA sequence CGCCCCTGCCGGTGAACCGGCTGGCCTGGGGAGTGCTTTTGTTGTGGCTGGTGATTCTGGGCGGCGACGCGGTGTACCAGAACTATGCCTGGCGCTTCATGGCCGGCCCCGGCGACTTGGTCATGCGCCTGTGCCTGGGCTCGGCCGAGGACCGCGCCCTGGCTCAGAACCGGCTTTTGGGCATGGGGGCCGACGCGGCTCCGGCCCTGGTCAAGGGCCTTAGCGCCGGGGGCAACGCGGTGGACGTGCTAAATGACTGCACCCGCGAACAGAGCCTGGCCCTGTTGAAGGCCCTACGCCGCGAAGGCCTGCCCGCCCTGCGCGCCGCGGCCCGAGCCGGCGACCCCATGGCGCAACAGGCCCTAAAGAAGCTCACCTCCCGGGGGGGAAGCTAAGTCCTTACCGAATTATCCCTGATCCAGACTGAATTGATCTTTTAGCGCCGACTTGATCTCGTTCGTCACCGCAAAGGCGTCCTTCAAGGTGTGGCGCTCCAGGTCCGAGAGCTCGCTGGGGTCCAGGTAGTTGTCCGGCTCCAGGCCCTGCTCGTCCAGGCGCTGCTGGTGCAGCAGCCTCAACTGCATCTGAAACTCATAGGCCTGGATGGCCTTGGTGGTCAGCTCCGAGGAGAGGAAGCCACCGTCGCCCAGCAGGCGCAGGCGCTCCAGGGTGTTGGTCTCCTTGATGCCGTGCTTGAGGGCCAGCACCCGGGCGAAGTCCACGAAGGGCACCAGGCCCTTGGTCTTTAAGTCCACCTTGTTCTTGTGCTTGCCCTTTTTTTCCAGCACGAAGTTGCGGAACATGGTCAGTGGCGAGGGCGTGGTCAGGGTGTCGCGGGCCAGCAGGCGGAAGAACATGTCCTGGCCCCGCGCCTGCTTGGTCAGATGATCGCGCAGGCGCTCGCCCAAGGCGAGCTCGCCGAAGCCGGGACGGAAGTCGAAGAAGATGGTGGCGTAGAGCACTTCCTTGGGCTTGGGCACGCTGATCCAGCGGTCGAAGTAGTTTCGCCATCCCTTGTAGGATTGGCGCCACTTGGGGTTGGAGGCCATGACCTCGCCCGGGCAGCGCGGGAAGCCGCAGGCCACCAGGTGCTCGATGGCCTTGGCCCCGAACTCGGCGAAGTACTCCTGTGCGAACTGGGCCAGGCCCGGGTCCTCGGAATCGGCATAGAGCAGGCCGTTGTCCTGGTCGGTGCGGAAGGTCTGCTCGCGGCGTCCCTCCGAGCCCATCAACAGCCAGCAGTAAGGCACCGGCGGCGTGCCCATCTCCGACTGCAACAGACTGAGCACCTTTTCCAGGATGTAGTCGTTGAGCAGGGTGATCATGCGGGTGATGTTGCCCGGCCGCGCGCCCTCGTAGATAAGCGAACGCACCACCAGGGGGGTGCGGCGCGATACATCGTAAATCTCGTCGTAGCTCTCGGTGGCCAGGATCTCCCGAAGCAAATAGAAGGGGCTGGCGCCCTGGGCCACCATCAGATCGTGGCCGCCCACCAGGCCCACGATCTCGCCGCGCCGTTCGATGGCCAAATGATGCACCTTGCGCTTGAGCATCTCCAGCAGGGCGTCGAAGCACACCGTGTTGAAACCGATGGTGTGCACCGGATGGCTCATGATCTGGCGCACTGGAGCGCGGTGGTCGATGCCCTCGGCCACCACCTTGCGCAAGTCGCGGTCCGTGACCACCCCCACGATCTCGCCGTCCGGGTCGGCCACCAACAACGCCCCTACCCGCCCGGCGGTGAGCTGGCCGGCGGCCCGCTGGATGGGCTCGCCCGCGCTGATCACCTCGGGCCGGCGCCGCACCACGTCGCCCACCTGGGCGCTGAACAGATACAGCGAGCCTTCGGTGGAGACCGCCGCGCGCGGCTGCCGTAGCTCGGTGAGCGCCTTGCCCACGTAATGCTCGGACAGGTACTTGAGGTAGTACTGGGCGAAACGGGCGCTTTTTTCGGTGAGGTTCAGAAACTCTTCGCGGGGAATCAAGAGGCAGGCGGTGTCCTCGGTGGCCTCAGCGTTCAAGTTGGACAGGCTCTCGCGGAAGATTCCCAGGGCGCCCAGGGTCTCGCCCGGGCCCCGCATCTCTTGCAGGTTTTCCGAGCCGTCCTGGCCGGGGAGGAAAAGGCGCACCTGTCCCTCGTGGATGATCAAGAGGTGGGTGACCTGGCTCTGCCCCGCTTGCAGGATAAGCTCGCCCGAGCTGTAGTGGCGCAGGGTGATCTTTTCCAACAGGCTCTCCAGGCCGGAGCGGCCCAGCTCCTGAAAGGGCGGCACCTTCAGCAGAAAGGAGATCAGGGTCTCGCGGGGAACGGAAATCCCACTCTCGCCTTTGATCATGCCTCCTCCGGGCCTGGCAAAATGATTGCGCGGGCGGCAAGCCGCCGTGGCGATGCTTTTGACCCCCGGCGCGGCAATGCGCCGCGCCGGGGGGTTGGGGTTCTTACTTGCCCTTCATCTCCACCAGGGTGCCCACCACGCTGGGGTCGGCCAGGGTGCTGGTGTCGCCGAAGTCGCTCTCGCCGGCGGCCATCTTGCGTAGGATGCGCCGCATGATCTTGCCCGAACGGGTCTTGGGCAGGGCCGGGGCCCAGTGGATCACGTCGGGCGAGGCGATGGGGCCGATCTCCTTGCGCACGTGCATGACCAGGTCCTTCTTGAGCTGCTCGGAGTACTCCTCGCCCACCTTCAGGGTCACATAGGCATAGATGCCCTGGCCCTTGATCTCGTGGGGGAAGCCCACCACGGCGGCCTCGGCCACGGTGGGATGGCTCACCAGGGCGCTCTCCACCTCGGCGGTGCCCATGCGGTGGCCGCTGACGTTGATCACGTCGTCCACGCGGCCGGTGATCCAGTAGTAGCCGTCATCGTCGCGCTTGGCGCCGTCGCCGGTGAAGTAATAGCCATCGAAGTCGGAGAAGTACACCGTCTCGAAGCGCTCATGGGAGCCGTAGGTGGTGCGGAGCTGGCCGGGCCAGGGGGCCTTCATGGCCAGACGGCCGGAAACGCCGTTGCCCTCCACTTCATTGCCCTCGTCGTCCAGCAGGCAGGGCTGCACCCCGAAGAACGGCAGGGTGGCCGAGCCGGGTTTGGTGGGTATGGCCCCGGGCAGCGGGGTGATGAGGATGCCGCCGGTCTCGGTCTGCCACCAGGTGTCCACGATGGGGCAGCGGCTGTCGCCCACCAGCTCGTTGTACCAGCGCCAGGCCTCGGGGTTGATGGGCTCGCCCACCGTGCCCAGAAGCTGGAGCGTCTTGCGGCTGTACTTGGTGACGAAGTCGTCGCCCATGCGCATGACCGCGCGGATGGCGGTGGGGGCGGTGTAGAAGATGTTCACCTTCCACTTGTCCACCACGTCCCAGAAGCGGCCCGAGTCGGGATAGGTGGGCACGCCCTCGAACATCAGGCTCTGGGCCCCGTTCAAGAGGGGGCCGTAGAGGATGTAGCTGTGGCCGGTGACCCAGCCGATGTCCGCGGTGCACCAGTACACATCGCCGTCGTGGTAGTCGAAGACGTACTTGTGGGTCATGGCCACATAGACCATGTACCCGGCGGTGGTGTGCTGCACGCCCTTGGGCTTGCCGGTGGAGCCGCTGGTGTAGAGGATGAACAGCGGGTCTTCGGCGTCCATCCACTCGACCTCGCAAACCGGGTCGATGCCTTTCATTACGTCGTGCCAGTAGGAGTCGCGGCCCGGGGTCATGGGGCATTCGATGCCCTTGCCCGCGCCCACGCGCTCCACCACCACCGCGGAGGGCACCTTGGTGCCTTCGCGCTCGGCGCCCAGCATGGCCTCGTCGGCGATCTGCTTGAGGGTCACCGCCTTGCCGCCGCGATAGGTGCCGTCGCTGGTGATGACCAGCGAGCACTGGGAGTCCACGATGCGGTCCTTGAGGGCCTCGGCCGAGAAGCCGCCGAAGACCACGCTGTGGATGGCGCCGATGCGGGCGCAGGCCAACATGCTGATGGCCAGCTCGGGAATCATGGGCAGGTAGATGGTTACGCGGTCGCCCTTCTTGATGCCGAAGCTCCTGAGCACGTTGGCGAACTTGCAGACTTCCTCGTGCAGCTGGCGATAAGTGATGATGCGGTCTTCGCCGGGCTCGTTGCCTTCCCACAACAAGGCCGGTTGGTCGCCCCGGGCCTCCAGATGGCGGTCCAGGCAGTTATAGGTCATGTTGGTCTTGGCGCCCTCGAACCACTTAATGCTGATGGGCCCCTTGGAGCGGTGATAGTTGTACTCCAGGACCTTGTCCCACTTCTTTTCCCAATAGAAATCTTCGGCCGCCTCGGCCCAGAAGCCGTCGGGGTCGGAGATGGAGCGCTCGTACATCTGCTGGTATTGCTCGAAACTGTTGATGTGCGCCTTGTCCACAAAGGACTGGGGCGGATAGTACAGTCCGTTTTTCTCCATCACTTTATCGTCAGCCATTGCGCATCCTTTCTCCCGACTTTGCGGGTGCCCATGCAACTGGGGATCGGGGCGGGGGAAGCCGCGCGTACGCCCCTGTTTGCCTCTCAAACTATCATAATAGCCCCATGGCTATCGCGGTTGCTACAAAACCCCGGCCACGGCGATCAAATCGGCTAGGGTGCTCCAGCCGCCGGCGGCCATCTCCGGCAGCAGGCGTTGCAGGATCATGGCCGTGGCCAAGGCGTCGCCCAGGGCGGTGTGCCGCTCGGGCACCTCCAGCCCGTAACGGGCGGCCAGAAAATCCAGGCTGCAACGCTTGGCCCCTTTTTTCTGCCCATAGGGATCGGGCTCCAGGTGGATGGCCCGGCACATGAGCACCGTGTCCACCACCAAATTCTGTATTCGCATCCCGTACTGGGCCCGCATCACCCGGTTCAAGAAGTACATGTCGAAGCGGGCGTAGTGGGCCACCACGATGTCGCCGCCCAGGTAAAACAAGAAATCGCGGAACACCTCCCAGGCCGGCCGGGCGTCGCGGATGTTGTCCGGGGTGATGCCGTGCACCTTGATCGACTCCACCGGTATGCCCCGCCCCGGGTTGGCCAGCTCGGAAAACACGTCGCCCAGGCGTATCTTGCCCCCCACCACCCGAAAGGCCCCCACGCTCACCACCCGGTCCTTGGTGGGGTCCAGGCCGGTGGTCTCCAGGTCCACCACCACGTAGCGCTGCTCCTGGGCCGAAGCCTTGCCCTGCTTGCCCTCCAGGGCCATGAGGTTGCCCCGCGCCTCTGGGGGCAGCTTGCGGTGGGCCAGGCGTAGGCTTGATAGCCGGTTCAGCAGGCGCGCTTGCCACAGATTCAACTCCCGTGCCCCGTTCCCTGGCCCGGCTCAGGCCTGATAGCGTTGCAGGGCGAATTCCTGCAAGCGGCTGATCACCGAGAAACTTTCCTTGAGCATCTTGCGCTGCACCCGGTTGAGGCTGGCCGGGTCCAGGAAGCCGCTGGGCTGGTGGCCGTTGTTGCTCTCCAACATCCGGGAGATGCGCAACAGGGTCACGAAGCCGTAGGCCTCGCGCAGGTCCTCGGCAAAGTCGGGCTTGAGCAGGCCCAGGCGGGCGACCGCGCCCAGGCGCTCCAGGGTGTTGGTCTGGCGCAGGCGCTGCTCCAGGGCCAGCAGCCGCGCCCCCTGCACCACCGGGTCCAGGGCCGACTCGTCCAGGTTAAGCTCGTCGCTGTACTGGCCTTCGGTGTCCACCACGAAATCGCGCAAAAAGCCCACCGGCGGCCTGAGCTGGGAGGCCGCCTTGCCCATGCGCCCCAGAAAATCACGATTCGCCTCCACCGCCGCGAAGACCTTTTCCCACAGGGCCTCCACGAAGTCGGTTTCCGCGTAGACCGCGCGCAGGTCGAAGTAGCTGAGTATGGGGGTGAGGGCCTCGGGCTCGGCCGAGGCGATCCAGCCCAAAAAGCTCTGTTCCCACTGGCTCTCCGAGCGGCAGCAGGCGTCGGGGTCGGCCATGATGGCCCCGGGGCGGCAGAAGTGGCTGCAGGTCTCCAGGCCCGAGCGCACCCGCCGGATGAACTCCACGAACCACTCGCGCACCGCGGCCTCGCGTTCCGGGGGTACGTTGGCATAGACCACCGCGTAGTTCTGCCCCAGGCTCAGGGCCTGCTCCCGCCGGCCCACCGCGCCCAGGGCCAGCCAGGAGAACTGCACCGGCGCCCGGCCCTTGCCCCGGTTCTCCATCTCGCGCTGGGTGATCTTGAGCAGCCGCAGGATCAGGCGGTCGTTGAACTCGCCCAGCACGTCCTGCATGTAATCCGCGCTGCCTCCCAGGCGCAGCAGGGTCTCCATGACCCGTTTCATGCGCCCGGGCATGGCGGCCAGGTCCTCCAGCTTGGAGACCTTGGAGACCTCTTTCATAACCCCCACCGGCGAGGAGCCGGTGACCATGGTCAGGTCGTGGTCCGAGATCACCCCCACCAGGCGGGCGCTCTCGGTAACGGCCAGGTGGTGCACCCCGTGGCGGGCCATCTCGATCATGGCCTCAAAGGCAAAGGCCTGGGCCGAGATGGTCTTGACCAACGGGGTCATCACCTCGGCCACCGGGGTTTCGGGGTCGACCCCGGCCGCCAAGATCCGCACCCGCAGGTCGGTGTCGGTGAGGATGCCCAGGGGCGCGCCGCCGGGCTCGGTGATGATGATGGAGCCCACCCGGCGCTGGGTCATCAGGCGGGCCGCCGCCTTGGCCGGGGTGGCGGCCAGGCAGGTGAGCACCTCCTTGCTCATCAGCTCGGCCACCCGGCTGCCGGTGAGCACCGCGTCCAGGCCCAGGGACTCGGTGCCGGTCATCTGCATGGTGTGGCGGTCGGCCGCGCGGCGCACCGCCTCGATGTTGCGCGAAAGGCCGAAGCTGAAGTGGCGCCGGAAGACCGGGTTCTCCTCCACCAGCTCGCGGAAGGGGTTGCCGGGCAGCAGGAAGCACAAGAGGTCCTCCTGGGCCAGCACCGTGAACAGGGCCAACTCGCCCTGCAACAGGCTCAGCGCGCCGAAGGTGTCGCCCTCGCCGCGCATGTCGATCAGAAGCTCCTCGCCGCTTTCGCGCGGCAGGGTGACCCGCACCGAGCCGTTCATGATCACGTAGAGGTTTTCCGAGGGGGATTCGCCGGCCTGGATGATCACCTGGCCGCGTGGGAAGTAGGCCAACTCCATCAGGCCGACAACGCGCTCCAACTCCGCCTCGTCCAAGGCGTCGAAAGGCACCACGGTCTTCAGGAAATCCTTGATGCGGGGTAGCGGGAACTCGCCCATTTAACCTCGCCGCTAAGCAACCCCCGAACTCCACGCGCCCATGCCCAGGCAGGGATTTCCCTACCCGGGCGGGTCCGGCTGTCTTGTCCCGGGTCAGGCGCGCCGAGCCCTTTAGTAAGAAATTCTAAAGGTATCCTATGAAATGCCGCCAGAGGCCGCCATGGGGGGAAACCCGTATTTTTCCGGGGGATGGCCCTACCCTAGTCCAGGGGTAGCTTGGCCTGAAAAGGGGCCGGGTCCACGTGAACCACCACCTCGACGGCGTCCTTCACGTCGCCCAGCACGCAGCGCTCCACCTCCTTGGCGATGTCGTGGCCCTGGACCACGCTGAGGGCGGAGTCCACCACCACGTGGAGCTGCATCTGGTAGCGGCCGCCCACCGAGCGCACCTTGAGGTCGTGCACGCCCTTGACCCCGGGCACTCCCAGGGCGCAGGCCTCGATGCCCTTGACCACCTCCTCGCCGGGGGCGGTGTCGATCATCTCCTGCAAGGCCCCCCAGAACACCCGCACCCCCACCTTTGCCACCAGCAGCGCCACCACCAGGGCGGCCCAGGAGTCCAGACTGTGCCAGGCCGGGTGGATCATGGCCCCGGCCACTCCCACCAGCACCGCGATGGAGCTGAGGGCGTCGGAGCGGTGGTGCCAGGCGTTGGCCACCACCGCCGGGCTCTTGATGCGCTTGCCCACGGCCACGGTGTAGCGGTAGAGCGCCTCCTTGGCCAGGATGGACACCACCGCCGCCGTTAGGGCCAGCCAGTTGGGGTGTTGGGCCCGGGCGGCCAGCAGGTTCTCGATCGCCTCCCAGCCCAAAAGCACCGCGATGCCCACCAGAATCAGGGCCACCACCTGGGCCGAAAGCGTCTCGATGCGGCCGTGGCCAAAGGGATGGCGGTGGTCCGGGGCGCTGCGCCCCAACCGTAGGCCCACCAGCACCACGCCGTCGGTGACCAGGTCGCTGAGGGAGTGGGCCGCGTCGGCCACCATGGCCGAGCTGTGGCCCCAGGTGCCGGCCAGGAACTTGCCAATGGCCAGGGCCAGGTTTGCCCACAGCCCCACCCAGGTTACGTGCTGGCCGTCCCGGCTCTGGCTTTCAGCCACATCATGCATCGGTCCACTCCCGGCTGTCCTCGGGCTCTTCCCGCCCGAGCAGCCTCCATGCTAGGTCTTTTGCCCTTATAACACAATTGGCATGGCCGTCCCCCTTGCGCCCGGTGGACGGGCTGCCATAATGATAGACAAACCCAGTCATTTTCGGTTACGAGGAATCCATGGCCAAGAAACAGCCCCAGCCCTTTTCCCTGCTCAGCGAGGACGACCTGTACCTGTTCAACCAGGGCAGCCATGCGGAGCTATACAACAAGCTGGGATCCCACCTGGTGGAAGTGGACGGCCAAGCGGGGGCCTATTTCGCGGTGTGGGCGCCCAACGCGCACATGGTCTTCGTCATGGGCGATTTCAATAGCTGGGACCAACACTCCGCGCCCCTGAAGGCCCGGGGCGCCTCGGGCATCTGGGAGGGCTTCGTGCCCGGCGTGGCCGCCGGGGCCCGCTACAAGTATCACATCGAGTCCGGAAACCTGGGCTATCAGGTGGACAAGGCCGACCCCTTGGCCCAGGCCGCGGAGGTGCCCCCGCTCACCGCCTCGCTGGTGGTGGACCCGGCTTACGAGTGGGGCGATGGCCAGTGGATGGCCGCGCGGGCCCAAGGCGACCCCCTGGACCGGCCCATGGCCATCTACGAGATGCACTCCACCTCTTGGCAGCTGGGCCCGGACGGCGAGATTCTGGGCTACCGCGAGCTGGCCGGGCGACTGGGCGACTATCTGGAAGAGATGGGCTACACCCACGTGGAGCTGATGCCCATCATGGAGCATCCCTTCGGCGGCTCCTGGGGCTACCAGACCACGGGCTACTTCGCGCCCACCTCCCGGCAGGGCTCGCCCCAGGACTTCAAGTTTTTGGTGGACCATCTACACCAGCGGGGCCTGGGGGTGATCCTGGACTGGGTGCCCAGCCACTTCCCCACCGACGGCCACGGCCTGAGCTTCTTCGACGGCACCCACCTCTACGAGCACGCCGACCCGCGCCAGGGCTTCCACCCGGACTGGAAAAGCGCCATCTTCAACTACGGCCGCGAGGAGGTGCGCTCCTTCCTGCTTTCCAGCGCCATGTTCTGGCTCAAGGAGATGCACGCCGACGGCATCAGGGTGGACGCAGTGGCCTCCATGCTCTACCTGGACTACTCCCGCAAGGACGGGGAGTGGATTCCCAACCAGTACGGGGGCAACGAGAACCTGGAAGCGGTGGAGTTCCTCAAGCGCTTCAACAAAGACACCTACGCGGCCAACCCGGGCATCATGAACATCGCCGAGGAGTCCACCGCCTGGCCCATGGTCAGCCGGCCCACCTATCTGGGCGGCCTGGGCTTCGGGCTCAAGTGGGACATGGGCTGGATGCACGACACCCTGGCCTATTTCCGCCAGAACCCCATCCACCGCCGGTATCACCACGACCAGCTCACCTT is a window from the Desulfarculaceae bacterium genome containing:
- a CDS encoding cyclic nucleotide-binding domain-containing protein; translated protein: MIKGESGISVPRETLISFLLKVPPFQELGRSGLESLLEKITLRHYSSGELILQAGQSQVTHLLIIHEGQVRLFLPGQDGSENLQEMRGPGETLGALGIFRESLSNLNAEATEDTACLLIPREEFLNLTEKSARFAQYYLKYLSEHYVGKALTELRQPRAAVSTEGSLYLFSAQVGDVVRRRPEVISAGEPIQRAAGQLTAGRVGALLVADPDGEIVGVVTDRDLRKVVAEGIDHRAPVRQIMSHPVHTIGFNTVCFDALLEMLKRKVHHLAIERRGEIVGLVGGHDLMVAQGASPFYLLREILATESYDEIYDVSRRTPLVVRSLIYEGARPGNITRMITLLNDYILEKVLSLLQSEMGTPPVPYCWLLMGSEGRREQTFRTDQDNGLLYADSEDPGLAQFAQEYFAEFGAKAIEHLVACGFPRCPGEVMASNPKWRQSYKGWRNYFDRWISVPKPKEVLYATIFFDFRPGFGELALGERLRDHLTKQARGQDMFFRLLARDTLTTPSPLTMFRNFVLEKKGKHKNKVDLKTKGLVPFVDFARVLALKHGIKETNTLERLRLLGDGGFLSSELTTKAIQAYEFQMQLRLLHQQRLDEQGLEPDNYLDPSELSDLERHTLKDAFAVTNEIKSALKDQFSLDQG
- the acs gene encoding acetate--CoA ligase is translated as MADDKVMEKNGLYYPPQSFVDKAHINSFEQYQQMYERSISDPDGFWAEAAEDFYWEKKWDKVLEYNYHRSKGPISIKWFEGAKTNMTYNCLDRHLEARGDQPALLWEGNEPGEDRIITYRQLHEEVCKFANVLRSFGIKKGDRVTIYLPMIPELAISMLACARIGAIHSVVFGGFSAEALKDRIVDSQCSLVITSDGTYRGGKAVTLKQIADEAMLGAEREGTKVPSAVVVERVGAGKGIECPMTPGRDSYWHDVMKGIDPVCEVEWMDAEDPLFILYTSGSTGKPKGVQHTTAGYMVYVAMTHKYVFDYHDGDVYWCTADIGWVTGHSYILYGPLLNGAQSLMFEGVPTYPDSGRFWDVVDKWKVNIFYTAPTAIRAVMRMGDDFVTKYSRKTLQLLGTVGEPINPEAWRWYNELVGDSRCPIVDTWWQTETGGILITPLPGAIPTKPGSATLPFFGVQPCLLDDEGNEVEGNGVSGRLAMKAPWPGQLRTTYGSHERFETVYFSDFDGYYFTGDGAKRDDDGYYWITGRVDDVINVSGHRMGTAEVESALVSHPTVAEAAVVGFPHEIKGQGIYAYVTLKVGEEYSEQLKKDLVMHVRKEIGPIASPDVIHWAPALPKTRSGKIMRRILRKMAAGESDFGDTSTLADPSVVGTLVEMKGK
- a CDS encoding 3'-5' exonuclease; the protein is MNLWQARLLNRLSSLRLAHRKLPPEARGNLMALEGKQGKASAQEQRYVVVDLETTGLDPTKDRVVSVGAFRVVGGKIRLGDVFSELANPGRGIPVESIKVHGITPDNIRDARPAWEVFRDFLFYLGGDIVVAHYARFDMYFLNRVMRAQYGMRIQNLVVDTVLMCRAIHLEPDPYGQKKGAKRCSLDFLAARYGLEVPERHTALGDALATAMILQRLLPEMAAGGWSTLADLIAVAGVL
- a CDS encoding CBS domain-containing protein, which codes for MGEFPLPRIKDFLKTVVPFDALDEAELERVVGLMELAYFPRGQVIIQAGESPSENLYVIMNGSVRVTLPRESGEELLIDMRGEGDTFGALSLLQGELALFTVLAQEDLLCFLLPGNPFRELVEENPVFRRHFSFGLSRNIEAVRRAADRHTMQMTGTESLGLDAVLTGSRVAELMSKEVLTCLAATPAKAAARLMTQRRVGSIIITEPGGAPLGILTDTDLRVRILAAGVDPETPVAEVMTPLVKTISAQAFAFEAMIEMARHGVHHLAVTESARLVGVISDHDLTMVTGSSPVGVMKEVSKVSKLEDLAAMPGRMKRVMETLLRLGGSADYMQDVLGEFNDRLILRLLKITQREMENRGKGRAPVQFSWLALGAVGRREQALSLGQNYAVVYANVPPEREAAVREWFVEFIRRVRSGLETCSHFCRPGAIMADPDACCRSESQWEQSFLGWIASAEPEALTPILSYFDLRAVYAETDFVEALWEKVFAAVEANRDFLGRMGKAASQLRPPVGFLRDFVVDTEGQYSDELNLDESALDPVVQGARLLALEQRLRQTNTLERLGAVARLGLLKPDFAEDLREAYGFVTLLRISRMLESNNGHQPSGFLDPASLNRVQRKMLKESFSVISRLQEFALQRYQA
- a CDS encoding cation diffusion facilitator family transporter — translated: MHDVAESQSRDGQHVTWVGLWANLALAIGKFLAGTWGHSSAMVADAAHSLSDLVTDGVVLVGLRLGRSAPDHRHPFGHGRIETLSAQVVALILVGIAVLLGWEAIENLLAARAQHPNWLALTAAVVSILAKEALYRYTVAVGKRIKSPAVVANAWHHRSDALSSIAVLVGVAGAMIHPAWHSLDSWAALVVALLVAKVGVRVFWGALQEMIDTAPGEEVVKGIEACALGVPGVKGVHDLKVRSVGGRYQMQLHVVVDSALSVVQGHDIAKEVERCVLGDVKDAVEVVVHVDPAPFQAKLPLD
- the glgB gene encoding 1,4-alpha-glucan branching protein GlgB, which produces MAKKQPQPFSLLSEDDLYLFNQGSHAELYNKLGSHLVEVDGQAGAYFAVWAPNAHMVFVMGDFNSWDQHSAPLKARGASGIWEGFVPGVAAGARYKYHIESGNLGYQVDKADPLAQAAEVPPLTASLVVDPAYEWGDGQWMAARAQGDPLDRPMAIYEMHSTSWQLGPDGEILGYRELAGRLGDYLEEMGYTHVELMPIMEHPFGGSWGYQTTGYFAPTSRQGSPQDFKFLVDHLHQRGLGVILDWVPSHFPTDGHGLSFFDGTHLYEHADPRQGFHPDWKSAIFNYGREEVRSFLLSSAMFWLKEMHADGIRVDAVASMLYLDYSRKDGEWIPNQYGGNENLEAVEFLKRFNKDTYAANPGIMNIAEESTAWPMVSRPTYLGGLGFGLKWDMGWMHDTLAYFRQNPIHRRYHHDQLTFRMLYAFTENFVLALSHDEVVHGKGSLLNKMPGDDWQMFANLRLLHSYMYAQPGKKLLFMGGEIGQRKEWDNEGVLQWDLLQYAPHAGVQRLVQDLNRLYRQQPALHVDLHPEGFSWVDCNDNEASVISLLRRNPGQEADLLAIFNFTPVPRHGYRVGVDRLGPWREVFNSDAPEYGGSGVGNGGMVEAQPQAMHGRNASLELTLPPLGALFLVPAEPEA